From the genome of Candidatus Eremiobacteraceae bacterium:
TACAATTTCACCACGCAGCGGCCGGCGGCGATGAAGACCGTGGGCTACGTGCTCTATGACGACACCGATCTGTACGTCGCCTTTCATTGCGAGCAGCCCGGCGCGCCGATCGTCGCAAGCCAGACGACCAACAACATCGGCGAAGGACTCGACGACTACGTCACGATCAGCATCGACCCGAGCGGCAACGGATCGCGCGTCTACGAATTCAGCACTACGCCCAAAGGCGTCCAGTACGCGACGTCAAGCGAATCCAATCGCTACAACCCGTCCTGGCAGACGGCGGCGAAGATCGACGGAAGTTCGTGGAACGCGGTCATGGTCATCCCGCTCAAGGATCTGCGCGCGTCGCCGGGTTCCTGGCGCATCAATCTATCGCGCCACCTGTCGTCCTCGGATGAGGATCTCACGTGGGCCTACGAGCGGCAGATGGACGCCATCGAGGATTCGACGTATTGGCCGTATTGGACCGGGCTTTCTTTCAAGGCGCTCTCCGCGCGTCCGTCGCCATATGCGAACATCTTCGGGCTGGCAAGCGCGGGGGCCGACCGCAACGTCTTCCCGCAGCTCAACGGCACGGCAGGTCCATCGCACGCCCCACACCTGGGCGTCGACGGCGCGATACCATTCACCGACACGCTTGCGCTGGTCGGCACCGTCAACCCGGACTACTCCAACGTCGAGTCCGATCAACAGACGATCACGCCGCAGCAGTTCCAGCGCGCACTGACCGAATACCGCCCGTTCTTCTCCGAGGGCGAGAGCTTTCTCACCCCCAACGTGCAGTTCGGCATCAACGGGCCGTCCGACGAACCGTTCTACACGCCCTCGATCGGACAGTTCAACGGCGGCGCAAAGGTGGAGGGCACGGCGGGCCTCAACGCGATCGGCGCGCTGGCCGCCGTCGGCCCGGGCTTCAACGACGAGGCGTACGGTTTCAACCATCGCACCGCCGATCAGGCCTCGCGCTACTGGTTCAACGGCGTCGAGGCGCACCACACGGACAACGGCTCGAGCGTGACGCCGTGCCCGTTCGTCAACGCAGTCGAACTGACGTCATGCACCGATTCGCTGTTCGAGTTCGGCACGCGCATCTCGAGCCTGAAGACCGGCGTCGAGGAGGCGTTCGACTACGCGACCGAGACCGGGCAGTACGTGCCCGACGCCGCTAAGGGCCATAACTTCATCGTCTTCGAGGCGGTCAACCGCGCCCACTACAGCGTCGCTGCGGCATACCGCGACGTCCAGCCCTACTATGCGCCGGTGGACGGCTTTACCCTGATCGACGACATCCGCGGACCGGCCTTCACTGCCAGCGCCGTCGGCCAAGGCAAGCCGGGCAGCCCATTCAAGTCCTACAGCGCGAGTTTCAACGCGGAGCGCTATCTCGACGAGTCGGGCAACGTGCACTACAGCGAGTACAGCTGGTTCGTGCAGGCTCAACTGCGCGATCTGCTGTCGTTCAGCGCCGGACCGCTCGACAGCTCGATCCGCCAATACGACATCGGCTACCCCGTCTACCTCAACGGACAGACGTTCGCGTCGCACACCAACTTCTTCGGGCTCAACTACCGCGACGGCACGCCGCAGTCGATCGACGCCGGCTGGACCTACGGGCCGAACGCCGGTTTCCTCGCACCGGGCGGAGTCCAGCAGACGACGTACTCCTCCTTCTATTTCAATGAGGTCACGATCGACGTCGCGGACCAGTTGAACGCGCGCTGGAATCTAGGCGCGGGCTATGCGGGAGACAGCTCCCGCTGCTTCTTCACCGGCTGCTACGTGCAGCAGTCGCTGCGCCGCGTGAACCTCGGTTATAGCCTCGGGCCGGACTCCAACGTCTCGCTCGCATATCGGACGATCTCAGGCACGGGATATTCGCCGACCGCCGTCAACTTCGCGGCCGCGTACCATCGCAAGTTCATCAACGGCAACGAGCTGTATGTCGAGTGGGGCACACCGCAGACGACGTCGCAGCTCGACCGCTTCGTGCTGAAGTACGTGCTTCACATCGGGGGCGGTTCGGGGACCTAGAGGTCGACGGTGGTACCGGTGCCGCGCTCGACGGCGCGCTCGTAGACCAGCGCCGCGCACGCGAGGTCCTCGATCGCGATGCCGAGCGATTCGAACAGCGTGATCTCCTCCGGCGCGGTGCGCCCGACCGTCCTGCCCGCGACGACGTCGCACAGCAACGTCAGCCGTGGCGCGGCGGGTAGGGCGCCATCGCGCATCGCGAGGACGATGTCGCCCGCCTCGTGCAGCGCGCCGTCGATCGAGTCGACGAAGATCGATGCGAGCGCCATCAGCTCGGGCGGGATCTCGCGCGCGTGCGGCGTGCATGCGCCGACCGCATTGACGTGGGTGCCCGGAGCGATGCTGCCGCTGCTGACGACCGGCACGGGGGACGACGTCACCGTGCAGACGATGTGGGCATCGCGGCACGCCTCGTCGCTTGTGTCCGGCGCGCGCGCCTGCATGCCCTCCGCGCACAGCTGGCGCACGAGCGTCTCCGCGCGCAGACGGTTGTGCCCCCACACGCGGATGTCGTCCAGGTTCGCCACGAGAGCGAGTGCGCGCGCATGTGCGAGCGCCTGTACGCCGGTCCCGATGATCGCAAGCGTGCGCGCCGTCTCGGCGGCCAGCGCGCGCGTGGCGACCGCGGACACCGCGGCGGTGCGCAACTCGGTGATCAGCCGGCCATCCATGAGCGCGGCGGGCCGACCTGTGCTGGGATCGAAGAGCGCGATCAGCGCTTGGTGCGTGTGCTCGCCGCGTTGCGCGTTGCCTGCGAAGACGCTGACCAGCTTCGAGCCGAGCGCTGCCGGATCGGATGCGATCGTACCCGGCATCGAGGCGAGCAGACCATCTGAGTTGGCGACGACGCCGCGCAGCGGGAAGATCGCGCGCCGCTCCGCTTGGGCGTGCAGCGCCCGCTCGACCGTGTCGATCGCGTCCTGCATGGTGAACAGCGAGGCGACCTGTGCCTCGTCAAGCGTCAGCAAGATCGTCCAACAGCACGCGCGCCTCGCCGTCGAGCACGATGTGAGCGGCTTGATTCGCGCATTGCGTGCGCAGGGTGAGGAGCGGCTCGTCGGCCGCGATCGCGGTGACGGTCACCGTCGCGGTGATGCGATCGCCGACGAAGACAGGCCTGCGGAAATAGAGCGTTTGCGAAACGTAGATGCAGCCCGGACCTGGAAGCTTGGTGCCGATGACCGCGGAGATGAGCGTCGCGGTGAGCATGCCGTGCGCGATCGGACGTTTGTAGCGGGTGTGGCGCGCGAAGTCCGCGGACAGGTGCATCGGATTGGTGTCGCCCGAGACGGCGGCAAAGGCGGCGACGGCCGCCTCGTCGATGGTCTTGCTGATCTGGGCGCTGGCTCCGATCTCCGGCGCCTTCACCTCACACGCGCTCGAGCGCGATCGCCGTCGCCCCGCCGGTCCCGTGACAGATAGAGGCGATACCGCGCTTGCCGCCCGACTGCGACAACGCGTTGAGCAGCGTCACGATGATGCGCGAGCCGGACGATCCGAGCGGATGGCCGAGCGCGATGGCGCCCCCATTCACGTTGAGCTTCTCGTAGGGCACGTCGAGCAGCTCGTGATAGAGCACGTTGTTGAGCGCGTAGGCTTCGTTGTTCTCGAACAGGTCGAAGTCGTCGATCTTCATGTGCAGCTTCTCGAGCAGCCGCTTCACCGCGGGCACCGGCGCTTCTGGGAACCGATAGCCGGGGCCGGCGGCCCAGGCCGCGCCTAGGATGCGCGCTTGCGGCTCAAGGCTGTGCTTTTTCACACCTGCCGCGCTGGCCAGCACGAGCGCCGACGATCCGTCGGAGAGCTGGCTCGAGTTGCCGGCGGTGAGCACCCCGTCTTTGGAAAACGCAGGGCGCAGCGAAGCGAGCCCTTGCGCCGTCGTGTCGGCTCGGATGCCTTCATCTTGATCCACGACCGTCGGGCCCTTGCGCCCTTCGAGCGTGACGGGAGCGATCTCGCGCGCGAAGGCGCCGTTTTGCGTCGCCGCGTGCGCCCGCTGCTGCGACCATAACGCGATTTGGTCGAGCTGGTCGCGCGTGACCTCGAACTCGCGCGCGAGCCGTTCGGTCTGGATGCCCATGCCCTCGCCGGTCAGCGGATCGGTGAGACCGTCGACGACCATGACGTCGCCGACCTGCTCGGGCGCGCCGAGCAGCGTCTTGTAGCCCCAACGCGCGCGGGCCGAGATGGTGAATGCAGCTTGCGACATCGACTCGAAACCGCCGGCGAGGACGACATCGGCATCGTCGAGCTTGATGAGGTTGCTCGCGTTCATGACGGCTTGCATGCCGGACGCGCAGACCATGTCCACCGCGTAGCCGTCAATCGTGTCGGGAATGCCCGCTTTGATAGCGGCTTGGCGGGGGACCAATTGGCCGAAGCCGGCGCGCAGCACGTTGCCGAAGATGAATAGATCGAGGTCGTCGCCGCGCACGCCCGCTTTGTCAAGCACGGCCTTCATAGCGTGTGCGCCGAGATCCACCGGCGACACGTCCTTGAGCGCGCCGCCGAACTTGCCGATTGGGCTGCGTACCGCCGCAGCCACGAACGTCTCTGACATATGTCCCTCCGAGCCCATGGTCTTAATCCGAGCGCCGGAGCAGTCCTTGGCGGCCGCGTTCCCGAACGACAGGGCATGCGACTTCTGTTCTTCGGCGATATCGTGGGGCCACGCGCGGTCGCCGCGCTGAGCGAGCGCATCCCAGGCTGGCGGCGCGAGCACGCGATCGACGCCGTCGTCGCCAACGCCGAAAACGCCGTCGTCAGCCGCCCTTCCGACCCCAGGACCGGCTTCGGCATGAGCGCGCAGGCAGTCGAAGCTTTGCTCGAGGCAGGCGTCGACGTGATCACCGGCGGCAATCACTCGTGGGATGCGCCGGATCGCGAAAGCGTGCTCGATTCAGCGCGCGTGCTGCGTCCGCATAACGTCGTCGGCGCGTTGCCGGGGCACGGCGTGGTGGAGTTCACAGCCGGCTCGCAACCGCTGACGATCATCAATCTCATAGGAGAATCCGCGGCCGGAGAGCGCTACACCGTGTCGAATCCGCTTGCCGCGTTCGAAGGGCTCGCGCTTGGGCACGCTCGCGTGCTCGTGGACTTCCATTCAGACTCGGTGACCGAGAAACAGACCTTCGCGCACGCGGTCGACGGCAGGGTCGCCGCGGTCCTCGGCACGCACACGCACGAGCCGACGTCGCTGCTGCACACGCTTGCGCGCGGTAGCATATTCGTGGCCGAGGTCGGGATGGTGGGGCCGCTGGGCGGCGTGCAGGGCATCGCCCCGGAGTTCTTCGTACGCGAGATGCGCGAGTTCAGGGAGCCGCATCATTTCGAGCTGGCTCGAGGCGCACTGACATTGGGCGCGGTGTTGCTGGAGATCGGCGAGGATGGCGTGAATTCGGCGGCGCGGTTCGCGCCGCGCGATTGGCCGTGACTACTTGATCTCTATCGTGACCGCGACGTGCTGACCGTTTTGCACCACGCCGGTGACGACGACGTGTGCGCCGGGGCGGATGTCGGAAATGCTGCCCGTCTCGCCGTGCTTGGCGATGGAGGTGGTCGGCGTCACGTGGATCGATTGCTTGACGCCTGCTGCCAGCACTTCGATCACGTTCTGATCGTACGATACGCCCTGGACGACGCCGGTGATGTTGAAGTTCGTATCTGCGGCGAGGGCGACAGACAGCGCCCCGCTGGGCCGCAAAGCGGCCTGCCAGGCGGGCCCCGCCGTGCCGGCCAACCCGACGACAGCAGCCGCCAGCCCAAAGGCCACGAGGCCGCTCGCGAAACGAACGATGATCCTGTTCGACATCCCAAAC
Proteins encoded in this window:
- a CDS encoding ornithine cyclodeaminase family protein yields the protein MLTLDEAQVASLFTMQDAIDTVERALHAQAERRAIFPLRGVVANSDGLLASMPGTIASDPAALGSKLVSVFAGNAQRGEHTHQALIALFDPSTGRPAALMDGRLITELRTAAVSAVATRALAAETARTLAIIGTGVQALAHARALALVANLDDIRVWGHNRLRAETLVRQLCAEGMQARAPDTSDEACRDAHIVCTVTSSPVPVVSSGSIAPGTHVNAVGACTPHAREIPPELMALASIFVDSIDGALHEAGDIVLAMRDGALPAAPRLTLLCDVVAGRTVGRTAPEEITLFESLGIAIEDLACAALVYERAVERGTGTTVDL
- a CDS encoding YmdB family metallophosphoesterase, which encodes MRLLFFGDIVGPRAVAALSERIPGWRREHAIDAVVANAENAVVSRPSDPRTGFGMSAQAVEALLEAGVDVITGGNHSWDAPDRESVLDSARVLRPHNVVGALPGHGVVEFTAGSQPLTIINLIGESAAGERYTVSNPLAAFEGLALGHARVLVDFHSDSVTEKQTFAHAVDGRVAAVLGTHTHEPTSLLHTLARGSIFVAEVGMVGPLGGVQGIAPEFFVREMREFREPHHFELARGALTLGAVLLEIGEDGVNSAARFAPRDWP
- a CDS encoding MaoC family dehydratase, translated to MKAPEIGASAQISKTIDEAAVAAFAAVSGDTNPMHLSADFARHTRYKRPIAHGMLTATLISAVIGTKLPGPGCIYVSQTLYFRRPVFVGDRITATVTVTAIAADEPLLTLRTQCANQAAHIVLDGEARVLLDDLADA
- a CDS encoding thiolase family protein, producing MSETFVAAAVRSPIGKFGGALKDVSPVDLGAHAMKAVLDKAGVRGDDLDLFIFGNVLRAGFGQLVPRQAAIKAGIPDTIDGYAVDMVCASGMQAVMNASNLIKLDDADVVLAGGFESMSQAAFTISARARWGYKTLLGAPEQVGDVMVVDGLTDPLTGEGMGIQTERLAREFEVTRDQLDQIALWSQQRAHAATQNGAFAREIAPVTLEGRKGPTVVDQDEGIRADTTAQGLASLRPAFSKDGVLTAGNSSQLSDGSSALVLASAAGVKKHSLEPQARILGAAWAAGPGYRFPEAPVPAVKRLLEKLHMKIDDFDLFENNEAYALNNVLYHELLDVPYEKLNVNGGAIALGHPLGSSGSRIIVTLLNALSQSGGKRGIASICHGTGGATAIALERV